One Xiphophorus couchianus chromosome 1, X_couchianus-1.0, whole genome shotgun sequence genomic region harbors:
- the naca gene encoding nascent polypeptide-associated complex subunit alpha isoform X7 — protein MPGEATETVPVTEQEMQQPQAETAPPPAPASTQQPQVASGPAKAKGKDAKSGQGYSAPKAVPGRRKRSSMSASSSSPTSPKSTPSSTPRSPVVSPLTSPLASPLASSASSSPANRSAPKVVKAGKQGKAKKGEAFEPAPVQVDHKVPDVKERSEEPNLKKSMTTEAKAFPIETKSQPPPAFKVTPKPAVAAPISFSDAIASSPPKSGGKVASAKPVLLMVDDELPPLIPPEKLGKMQVSAPLVAKESTKPAMSPSEPSPKGAISAPPEVSKAKMGIEPKPLPVEAPKAAAPVKTVAQEVIKPSPTDSKAKSAAGKTGQDKPAAAVKPADETKLISNTGPKQVEDIKVAKPNAGVKSTPPEVTKQAPEKGAVVVNKAQSVDLKATAAEAPKQAKPIAAEAPKADSETPKLVKQTEGPKKAKATSTEAPRPAPEVAKQAATETSKQAKQAAPEALKQAAAEAPKQAKQVPKQAKQESPEAPKQDRKEAPEAPKQAKQAAPEAPKQAKQAAPEAPKQAKQAAPEAPKQAKQAAPEAPKQAKQAAPEAPKQAKQAAPEAPKQAKQAAPEAPKQAKQAAPEAPKQAKQAAPEAPKQAKQASPEAPKQANQVPKQAKQESPEAPKQDRKEAPEAPKQAKQASPEAPKQAASEAPIQAKQASPEAPKQAKQASPEAPKQAKQVAADAPKTSEASPLAKATAPDSAGQTKQAKPVEVPKQAKPTAAEAPKPATESPKPAKPKADEAPKQAKQTTEVPSKPALVEPIVPPPAPRKLTFAEAVAKPAPVKPDAEKISTAPSNHVISSKPAETPAKMESVIKDDNGSGTESDSDDSVPELEEQDSAQTQTQQAQLAAAAEIDEEPVSKAKQSRSEKKARKAMSKLGLRQVTGVTRVTIRKSKNILFVITKPDVYKSPASDTYIVFGEAKIEDLSQQAQLAAAEKFKVQGEATAKIQDNTQTPTVQEESEEEEVDETGVEVKDIELVMSQANVSRAKAVRALKNNNNDIVNAIMELTM, from the exons ATGCCTGGCGAAGCAACAGAAACGGTCCCAGTCACCGAGCAGGAGATGCAGCAGCCTCAAGCGGAGACTG CTCCGCCTCCTGCCCCAGCTTCCACCCAGCAACCTCAGGTAGCTTCTGGCCCCGCAAAGGCCAAAGGCAAAGATGCCAAGAGTGGGCAGGGTTATTCTGCCCCAAAGGCTGTACCTGGCAGAAGAAAACGTTCCTCTATGtctgcctcttcctcctcacccACTTCACCTAAATCTACTCCCTCCTCTACTCCCCGGTCACCCGTGGTGTCACCTTTGACATCACCTTTAGCATCACCTTTGGCTTCCTCGGCCAGTAGCTCCCCTGCCAATCGTTCTGCCCCGAAAGTGGTTAAGGCTGGCAAACAAGGAAAGGCTAAGAAAGGAGAGGCATTTGAGCCTGCTCCTGTCCAGGTAGATCACAAAGTCCCAGACGTAAAGGAAAGGTCAGAGGAACCTAACTTGAAGAAATCTATGACTACTGAAGCTAAAGCTTTCCCAATTGAGACAAAATCTCAGCCACCCCCTGCATTTAAAGTCACCCCAAAGCCTGCTGTTGCAGCACCAATTTCATTCTCGGATGCTATTGCTTCAAGCCCCCCAAAATCTGGTGGAAAGGTTGCTTCTGCAAAACCCGTATTGCTTATGGTCGATGATGAGCTTCCTCCACTTATCCCACCTGAGAAGCTTGGTAAAATGCAAGTCTCTGCACCTCTTGTTGCCAAAGAGAGCACAAAGCCTGCTATGTCTCCTTCTGAACCTAGTCCTAAAGGGGCTATTTCTGCTCCTCCAGAGGTCAGTAAAGCCAAGATGGGTATTGAACCCAAACCTTTGCCTGTCGAAGCTCCTAAGGCAGCAGCCCCAGTGAAAACTGTAGCtcaggaggtcattaagccttCTCCTACAGATTCCAAGGCTAAATCTGCTGCTGGCAAGACTGGCCAAGacaaacctgctgctgctgtgaagcCAGCAGATGAGACCAAATTGATCTCTAACACAGGTCCTAAACAGGTTGAGGACATTAAAGTTGCCAAGCCAAATGCTGGTGTAAAGTCAACCCCTCCTGAGGTTACCAAACAAGCACCCGAAAAGGGTGCTGTGGTAGTTAATAAGGCTCAGTCGGTTGACTTGAAGGCAACAGCTGCTGAGGCCCCCAAACAAGCCAAACCAATAGCTGCTGAGGCACCTAAAGCAGATTCTGAGACTCCTAAACTGGTCAAACAAACCGAGGGACCCAAAAAGGCCAAAGCCACCTCCACCGAGGCACCTAGGCCAGCCCCAGAAGTGGCGAAGCAGGCGGCCACCGAGACATCCAAACAGGCTAAGCAGGCAGCCCCCGAGGCACTCAAGCAAGCGGCTGCCGAGGCACCCAAACAAGCCAAGCAG GTGCCCAAACAGGCTAAGCAGGAGAGCCCTGAGGCACCCAAACAGGATAGAAAGGAGGCTCCCGAGGCACCCAAACAGGCTAAGCAGGCGGCCCCCGAGGCACCCAAACAGGCTAAACAGGCGGCCCCCGAGGCACCCAAACAGGCTAAACAGGCGGCCCCCGAGGCACCCAAACAGGCTAAGCAGGCGGCCCCAGAG GCACCCAAACAGGCTAAGCAGGCGGCCCCCGAGGCACCCAAACAGGCTAAGCAGGCGGCCCCCGAGGCACCCAAACAGGCTAAGCAGGCGGCCCCCGAGGCACCCAAACAGGCTAAGCAGGCGGCCCCCGAGGCACCCAAACAGGCTAAGCAGGCGGCCCCCGAGGCACCCAAACAGGCTAAGCAGGCGTCTCCCGAGGCACCCAAACAGGCTAATCAGGTGCCCAAACAGGCTAAGCAGGAGAGCCCTGAGGCACCCAAACAGGATAGAAAGGAGGCTCCCGAGGCACCCAAACAG GCTAAGCAGGCGTCTCCCGAGGCACCCAAACAGGCGGCCTCCGAGGCACCCATACAGGCTAAGCAGGCGTCTCCCGAGGCACCCAAACAG GCTAAGCAGGCGTCTCCCGAGGCACCCAAACAGGCTAAGCAGGTGGCTGCAGACGCCCCTAAAACATCTGAGGCTTCTCCATTGGCCAAAGCAACAGCCCCTGACAGTGCAGGCCAAACCAAGCAGGCCAAACCAGTCGAGGTGCCCAAACAAGCCAAACCAACTGCTGCTGAAGCACCTAAACCAGCTACTGAGAGTCCTAAACCAGCTAAACCGAAGGCTGATGAGGCACCTAAACAAGCCAAGCAAACTACTGAAGTTCCCTCAAAACCTGCTCTAGTTGAGCCTATTGTTCCGCCCCCAGCCCCACGTAAACTTACTTTTGCCGAGGCAGTTGCAAAACCTGCACCTGTCAAGCCTGACGCTGAGAAAATCAGCACTGCTCCCTCTAATCATGTCATATCATCTAAACCTGCTGAAACCCCAGCCAAGATGGAGTCTGTGATCAAGGACGACAATG GATCTGGCACAGAGTCGGACAGTGATGACTCAGTTCCTGAGCTGGAAGAACAGGACTCTGCACAGACACAGACGCAACAAGCTCAG cttgcagctgctgctgaaataGACGAAGAGCCTGTAAGCAAAGCCAAACAGAGCCGCAGTGAAAAGAAGGCACGAAAG GCCATGTCAAAGCTTGGACTCAGGCAGGTAACAGGGGTCACCAGGGTCACCATTCGCAAATCAAAGAACATCTTGTTCGTCATCACCAAACCAGACGTCTACAAGAGCCCTGCGTCAGATACATACATCGTCTTCGGTGAAGCTAAG ATTGAAGATCTTTCTCAGCAAGCCCAGctggctgcagcagaaaagTTCAAGGTACAGGGAGAAGCTACAGCAAAGATCCAGGACAACACACAGACGCCCACAGTACAGGAGGAAAGCGAAGAGGAAGAG GTTGATGAGACCGGAGTCGAGGTGAAGGACATCGAACTCGTCATGTCACAAGCCAACGTGTCGCGGGCAAAGGCTGTACGCGccctgaaaaacaacaacaacgacaTTGTCAACGCTATTATG GAGTTGACAATGTAA
- the naca gene encoding nascent polypeptide-associated complex subunit alpha isoform X33: MPGEATETVPVTEQEMQQPQAETAPPPAPASTQQPQVASGPAKAKGKDAKSGQGYSAPKAVPGRRKRSSMSASSSSPTSPKSTPSSTPRSPVVSPLTSPLASPLASSASSSPANRSAPKVVKAGKQGKAKKGEAFEPAPVQVDHKVPDVKERSEEPNLKKSMTTEAKAFPIETKSQPPPAFKVTPKPAVAAPISFSDAIASSPPKSGGKVASAKPVLLMVDDELPPLIPPEKLGKMQVSAPLVAKESTKPAMSPSEPSPKGAISAPPEVSKAKMGIEPKPLPVEAPKAAAPVKTVAQEVIKPSPTDSKAKSAAGKTGQDKPAAAVKPADETKLISNTGPKQVEDIKVAKPNAGVKSTPPEVTKQAPEKGAVVVNKAQSVDLKATAAEAPKQAKPIAAEAPKADSETPKLVKQTEGPKKAKATSTEAPRPAPEVAKQAATETSKQAKQAAPEALKQAAAEAPKQAKQVPKQAKQESPEAPKQDRKEAPEAPKQAKQAAPEAPKQAKQAAPEAPKQAKQAAPEAPKQAKQAAPEAPKQAKQAAPEAPKQAKQAAPEAPKQAKQAAPEAPKQAKQAAPEAPKQAKQAAPEAPKQAKQASPEAPKQAKQESPEAPKQDRKEAPEAPKQAKQASPEAPKQAKQVAADAPKTSEASPLAKATAPDSAGQTKQAKPVEVPKQAKPTAAEAPKPATESPKPAKPKADEAPKQAKQTTEVPSKPALVEPIVPPPAPRKLTFAEAVAKPAPVKPDAEKISTAPSNHVISSKPAETPAKMESVIKDDNGSGTESDSDDSVPELEEQDSAQTQTQQAQLAAAAEIDEEPVSKAKQSRSEKKARKAMSKLGLRQVTGVTRVTIRKSKNILFVITKPDVYKSPASDTYIVFGEAKIEDLSQQAQLAAAEKFKVQGEATAKIQDNTQTPTVQEESEEEEVDETGVEVKDIELVMSQANVSRAKAVRALKNNNNDIVNAIMELTM, from the exons ATGCCTGGCGAAGCAACAGAAACGGTCCCAGTCACCGAGCAGGAGATGCAGCAGCCTCAAGCGGAGACTG CTCCGCCTCCTGCCCCAGCTTCCACCCAGCAACCTCAGGTAGCTTCTGGCCCCGCAAAGGCCAAAGGCAAAGATGCCAAGAGTGGGCAGGGTTATTCTGCCCCAAAGGCTGTACCTGGCAGAAGAAAACGTTCCTCTATGtctgcctcttcctcctcacccACTTCACCTAAATCTACTCCCTCCTCTACTCCCCGGTCACCCGTGGTGTCACCTTTGACATCACCTTTAGCATCACCTTTGGCTTCCTCGGCCAGTAGCTCCCCTGCCAATCGTTCTGCCCCGAAAGTGGTTAAGGCTGGCAAACAAGGAAAGGCTAAGAAAGGAGAGGCATTTGAGCCTGCTCCTGTCCAGGTAGATCACAAAGTCCCAGACGTAAAGGAAAGGTCAGAGGAACCTAACTTGAAGAAATCTATGACTACTGAAGCTAAAGCTTTCCCAATTGAGACAAAATCTCAGCCACCCCCTGCATTTAAAGTCACCCCAAAGCCTGCTGTTGCAGCACCAATTTCATTCTCGGATGCTATTGCTTCAAGCCCCCCAAAATCTGGTGGAAAGGTTGCTTCTGCAAAACCCGTATTGCTTATGGTCGATGATGAGCTTCCTCCACTTATCCCACCTGAGAAGCTTGGTAAAATGCAAGTCTCTGCACCTCTTGTTGCCAAAGAGAGCACAAAGCCTGCTATGTCTCCTTCTGAACCTAGTCCTAAAGGGGCTATTTCTGCTCCTCCAGAGGTCAGTAAAGCCAAGATGGGTATTGAACCCAAACCTTTGCCTGTCGAAGCTCCTAAGGCAGCAGCCCCAGTGAAAACTGTAGCtcaggaggtcattaagccttCTCCTACAGATTCCAAGGCTAAATCTGCTGCTGGCAAGACTGGCCAAGacaaacctgctgctgctgtgaagcCAGCAGATGAGACCAAATTGATCTCTAACACAGGTCCTAAACAGGTTGAGGACATTAAAGTTGCCAAGCCAAATGCTGGTGTAAAGTCAACCCCTCCTGAGGTTACCAAACAAGCACCCGAAAAGGGTGCTGTGGTAGTTAATAAGGCTCAGTCGGTTGACTTGAAGGCAACAGCTGCTGAGGCCCCCAAACAAGCCAAACCAATAGCTGCTGAGGCACCTAAAGCAGATTCTGAGACTCCTAAACTGGTCAAACAAACCGAGGGACCCAAAAAGGCCAAAGCCACCTCCACCGAGGCACCTAGGCCAGCCCCAGAAGTGGCGAAGCAGGCGGCCACCGAGACATCCAAACAGGCTAAGCAGGCAGCCCCCGAGGCACTCAAGCAAGCGGCTGCCGAGGCACCCAAACAAGCCAAGCAG GTGCCCAAACAGGCTAAGCAGGAGAGCCCTGAGGCACCCAAACAGGATAGAAAGGAGGCTCCCGAGGCACCCAAACAGGCTAAGCAGGCGGCCCCCGAGGCACCCAAACAGGCTAAACAGGCGGCCCCCGAGGCACCCAAACAGGCTAAACAGGCGGCCCCCGAGGCACCCAAACAGGCTAAGCAGGCGGCCCCAGAG GCACCCAAACAGGCTAAGCAGGCGGCCCCCGAGGCACCCAAACAGGCTAAGCAGGCGGCCCCCGAGGCACCCAAACAGGCTAAGCAGGCGGCCCCCGAGGCACCCAAACAGGCTAAGCAGGCGGCCCCCGAGGCACCCAAACAGGCTAAGCAGGCGGCCCCCGAGGCACCCAAACAGGCTAAGCAGGCGTCTCCCGAGGCACCCAAACAG GCTAAGCAGGAGAGCCCTGAGGCACCCAAGCAGGATAGAAAGGAGGCTCCCGAGGCACCCAAACAGGCTAAGCAGGCGTCTCCCGAGGCACCCAAACAGGCTAAGCAGGTGGCTGCAGACGCCCCTAAAACATCTGAGGCTTCTCCATTGGCCAAAGCAACAGCCCCTGACAGTGCAGGCCAAACCAAGCAGGCCAAACCAGTCGAGGTGCCCAAACAAGCCAAACCAACTGCTGCTGAAGCACCTAAACCAGCTACTGAGAGTCCTAAACCAGCTAAACCGAAGGCTGATGAGGCACCTAAACAAGCCAAGCAAACTACTGAAGTTCCCTCAAAACCTGCTCTAGTTGAGCCTATTGTTCCGCCCCCAGCCCCACGTAAACTTACTTTTGCCGAGGCAGTTGCAAAACCTGCACCTGTCAAGCCTGACGCTGAGAAAATCAGCACTGCTCCCTCTAATCATGTCATATCATCTAAACCTGCTGAAACCCCAGCCAAGATGGAGTCTGTGATCAAGGACGACAATG GATCTGGCACAGAGTCGGACAGTGATGACTCAGTTCCTGAGCTGGAAGAACAGGACTCTGCACAGACACAGACGCAACAAGCTCAG cttgcagctgctgctgaaataGACGAAGAGCCTGTAAGCAAAGCCAAACAGAGCCGCAGTGAAAAGAAGGCACGAAAG GCCATGTCAAAGCTTGGACTCAGGCAGGTAACAGGGGTCACCAGGGTCACCATTCGCAAATCAAAGAACATCTTGTTCGTCATCACCAAACCAGACGTCTACAAGAGCCCTGCGTCAGATACATACATCGTCTTCGGTGAAGCTAAG ATTGAAGATCTTTCTCAGCAAGCCCAGctggctgcagcagaaaagTTCAAGGTACAGGGAGAAGCTACAGCAAAGATCCAGGACAACACACAGACGCCCACAGTACAGGAGGAAAGCGAAGAGGAAGAG GTTGATGAGACCGGAGTCGAGGTGAAGGACATCGAACTCGTCATGTCACAAGCCAACGTGTCGCGGGCAAAGGCTGTACGCGccctgaaaaacaacaacaacgacaTTGTCAACGCTATTATG GAGTTGACAATGTAA
- the naca gene encoding nascent polypeptide-associated complex subunit alpha isoform X5, with protein MPGEATETVPVTEQEMQQPQAETAPPPAPASTQQPQVASGPAKAKGKDAKSGQGYSAPKAVPGRRKRSSMSASSSSPTSPKSTPSSTPRSPVVSPLTSPLASPLASSASSSPANRSAPKVVKAGKQGKAKKGEAFEPAPVQVDHKVPDVKERSEEPNLKKSMTTEAKAFPIETKSQPPPAFKVTPKPAVAAPISFSDAIASSPPKSGGKVASAKPVLLMVDDELPPLIPPEKLGKMQVSAPLVAKESTKPAMSPSEPSPKGAISAPPEVSKAKMGIEPKPLPVEAPKAAAPVKTVAQEVIKPSPTDSKAKSAAGKTGQDKPAAAVKPADETKLISNTGPKQVEDIKVAKPNAGVKSTPPEVTKQAPEKGAVVVNKAQSVDLKATAAEAPKQAKPIAAEAPKADSETPKLVKQTEGPKKAKATSTEAPRPAPEVAKQAATETSKQAKQAAPEALKQAAAEAPKQAKQVPKQAKQESPEAPKQDRKEAPEAPKQAKQAAPEAPKQAKQAAPEAPKQAKQAAPEAPKQAKQAAPEAPKQAKQAAPEAPKQAKQAAPEAPKQAKQAAPEAPKQAKQAAPEAPKQAKQAAPEAPKQAKQASPEAPKQANQVPKQAKQESPEAPKQDRKEAPEAPKQAKQASPEAPKQAKQESPEAPKQDRKEAPEAPKQAKQASPEAPKQAKQVAADAPKTSEASPLAKATAPDSAGQTKQAKPVEVPKQAKPTAAEAPKPATESPKPAKPKADEAPKQAKQTTEVPSKPALVEPIVPPPAPRKLTFAEAVAKPAPVKPDAEKISTAPSNHVISSKPAETPAKMESVIKDDNGSGTESDSDDSVPELEEQDSAQTQTQQAQLAAAAEIDEEPVSKAKQSRSEKKARKAMSKLGLRQVTGVTRVTIRKSKNILFVITKPDVYKSPASDTYIVFGEAKIEDLSQQAQLAAAEKFKVQGEATAKIQDNTQTPTVQEESEEEEVDETGVEVKDIELVMSQANVSRAKAVRALKNNNNDIVNAIMELTM; from the exons ATGCCTGGCGAAGCAACAGAAACGGTCCCAGTCACCGAGCAGGAGATGCAGCAGCCTCAAGCGGAGACTG CTCCGCCTCCTGCCCCAGCTTCCACCCAGCAACCTCAGGTAGCTTCTGGCCCCGCAAAGGCCAAAGGCAAAGATGCCAAGAGTGGGCAGGGTTATTCTGCCCCAAAGGCTGTACCTGGCAGAAGAAAACGTTCCTCTATGtctgcctcttcctcctcacccACTTCACCTAAATCTACTCCCTCCTCTACTCCCCGGTCACCCGTGGTGTCACCTTTGACATCACCTTTAGCATCACCTTTGGCTTCCTCGGCCAGTAGCTCCCCTGCCAATCGTTCTGCCCCGAAAGTGGTTAAGGCTGGCAAACAAGGAAAGGCTAAGAAAGGAGAGGCATTTGAGCCTGCTCCTGTCCAGGTAGATCACAAAGTCCCAGACGTAAAGGAAAGGTCAGAGGAACCTAACTTGAAGAAATCTATGACTACTGAAGCTAAAGCTTTCCCAATTGAGACAAAATCTCAGCCACCCCCTGCATTTAAAGTCACCCCAAAGCCTGCTGTTGCAGCACCAATTTCATTCTCGGATGCTATTGCTTCAAGCCCCCCAAAATCTGGTGGAAAGGTTGCTTCTGCAAAACCCGTATTGCTTATGGTCGATGATGAGCTTCCTCCACTTATCCCACCTGAGAAGCTTGGTAAAATGCAAGTCTCTGCACCTCTTGTTGCCAAAGAGAGCACAAAGCCTGCTATGTCTCCTTCTGAACCTAGTCCTAAAGGGGCTATTTCTGCTCCTCCAGAGGTCAGTAAAGCCAAGATGGGTATTGAACCCAAACCTTTGCCTGTCGAAGCTCCTAAGGCAGCAGCCCCAGTGAAAACTGTAGCtcaggaggtcattaagccttCTCCTACAGATTCCAAGGCTAAATCTGCTGCTGGCAAGACTGGCCAAGacaaacctgctgctgctgtgaagcCAGCAGATGAGACCAAATTGATCTCTAACACAGGTCCTAAACAGGTTGAGGACATTAAAGTTGCCAAGCCAAATGCTGGTGTAAAGTCAACCCCTCCTGAGGTTACCAAACAAGCACCCGAAAAGGGTGCTGTGGTAGTTAATAAGGCTCAGTCGGTTGACTTGAAGGCAACAGCTGCTGAGGCCCCCAAACAAGCCAAACCAATAGCTGCTGAGGCACCTAAAGCAGATTCTGAGACTCCTAAACTGGTCAAACAAACCGAGGGACCCAAAAAGGCCAAAGCCACCTCCACCGAGGCACCTAGGCCAGCCCCAGAAGTGGCGAAGCAGGCGGCCACCGAGACATCCAAACAGGCTAAGCAGGCAGCCCCCGAGGCACTCAAGCAAGCGGCTGCCGAGGCACCCAAACAAGCCAAGCAG GTGCCCAAACAGGCTAAGCAGGAGAGCCCTGAGGCACCCAAACAGGATAGAAAGGAGGCTCCCGAGGCACCCAAACAGGCTAAGCAGGCGGCCCCCGAGGCACCCAAACAGGCTAAACAGGCGGCCCCCGAGGCACCCAAACAGGCTAAACAGGCGGCCCCCGAGGCACCCAAACAGGCTAAGCAGGCGGCCCCAGAG GCACCCAAACAGGCTAAGCAGGCGGCCCCCGAGGCACCCAAACAGGCTAAGCAGGCGGCCCCCGAGGCACCCAAACAGGCTAAGCAGGCGGCCCCCGAGGCACCCAAACAGGCTAAGCAGGCGGCCCCCGAGGCACCCAAACAGGCTAAGCAGGCGGCCCCCGAGGCACCCAAACAGGCTAAGCAGGCGTCTCCCGAGGCACCCAAACAGGCTAATCAGGTGCCCAAACAGGCTAAGCAGGAGAGCCCTGAGGCACCCAAACAGGATAGAAAGGAGGCTCCCGAG GCACCCAAACAGGCTAAGCAGGCGTCTCCCGAGGCACCCAAACAG GCTAAGCAGGAGAGCCCTGAGGCACCCAAGCAGGATAGAAAGGAGGCTCCCGAGGCACCCAAACAGGCTAAGCAGGCGTCTCCCGAGGCACCCAAACAGGCTAAGCAGGTGGCTGCAGACGCCCCTAAAACATCTGAGGCTTCTCCATTGGCCAAAGCAACAGCCCCTGACAGTGCAGGCCAAACCAAGCAGGCCAAACCAGTCGAGGTGCCCAAACAAGCCAAACCAACTGCTGCTGAAGCACCTAAACCAGCTACTGAGAGTCCTAAACCAGCTAAACCGAAGGCTGATGAGGCACCTAAACAAGCCAAGCAAACTACTGAAGTTCCCTCAAAACCTGCTCTAGTTGAGCCTATTGTTCCGCCCCCAGCCCCACGTAAACTTACTTTTGCCGAGGCAGTTGCAAAACCTGCACCTGTCAAGCCTGACGCTGAGAAAATCAGCACTGCTCCCTCTAATCATGTCATATCATCTAAACCTGCTGAAACCCCAGCCAAGATGGAGTCTGTGATCAAGGACGACAATG GATCTGGCACAGAGTCGGACAGTGATGACTCAGTTCCTGAGCTGGAAGAACAGGACTCTGCACAGACACAGACGCAACAAGCTCAG cttgcagctgctgctgaaataGACGAAGAGCCTGTAAGCAAAGCCAAACAGAGCCGCAGTGAAAAGAAGGCACGAAAG GCCATGTCAAAGCTTGGACTCAGGCAGGTAACAGGGGTCACCAGGGTCACCATTCGCAAATCAAAGAACATCTTGTTCGTCATCACCAAACCAGACGTCTACAAGAGCCCTGCGTCAGATACATACATCGTCTTCGGTGAAGCTAAG ATTGAAGATCTTTCTCAGCAAGCCCAGctggctgcagcagaaaagTTCAAGGTACAGGGAGAAGCTACAGCAAAGATCCAGGACAACACACAGACGCCCACAGTACAGGAGGAAAGCGAAGAGGAAGAG GTTGATGAGACCGGAGTCGAGGTGAAGGACATCGAACTCGTCATGTCACAAGCCAACGTGTCGCGGGCAAAGGCTGTACGCGccctgaaaaacaacaacaacgacaTTGTCAACGCTATTATG GAGTTGACAATGTAA